A segment of the Streptomyces sp. P9-A2 genome:
TTGGTGACCAGCGGGACCAGCGCCATCACGGCCATGCCGCCGAGGGACGAGCCCAGGGCCAGCACGACGTCCCCCGGATGACGCCACGCGTACGCGCCCAGTCGCCGTGCCCATCCCTGCTGCGGTGTCACGCGGGTGCCCTCCGGTCGTGCCGATCCGATCGTCCTGATCTACCGGAAGGCACCAACACACCCTGAAGCGGATTTCATCCCTCCGCAACGTTTGGGGAGGCCGGGGTCACTCCAGAGGGGCGCTCTCCGCAAGGACGTCACGTAATCGACACCGCATGTACATTCATACAACTTCATGCGCATGTCACGATGCGAAAACCCTCATTCAACTCGCGTAGACGGGACACCCCCACATGCTCGCGATACGCATGCGCACCCGGCACCGCAGGGCGGTGGCGTTCGCCACCGCCGCCGCCCTCACCGCCCTCGCCGCTCCCGCCCTGACCGCGACCCCCGCCACGGCCACGACCGAGCCCCCGGTGACGGCGGCGGCCACAGTTACGGCTACGGCGACAGCGACAGCGACAGCGGCGAACTCGGACTACGACTCGACGTACTACAAGAACGCGATCGGCAAGACGGGGACAGCCCTCAAGTCCTCGCTGCACACGATCATCAGCAGCCAGACGAAGCTGTCCTACTCGGCGGTCTGGGACGCGCTGAAGGCCACCGACCAGGACCCGAACAACAGCAACAACGTGATCCTGCTGTACTCGGGGGTCTCCCGCGGCAAGTCCCTCAACGGCGGGAACACCGGCAACTGGAACCGCGAGCACGTGTGGGCCAAGTCCCACGGCGACTTCGGCACCTCCACCGGCCCCGGCACCGACATCCACCACCTGCGCCCGACGGACGTCCAGGTCAACAGCATCCGCGGCAACAAGGACTTCGACAACGGCGGCAGCGCCGTAGCGAACGGCGGCGGCAGCCTCACCGACTCCGACTCCTTCGAACCCCGCAACGCCGTCAAGGGCGACGTGGCCCGCATGATCCTCTACATGGCGGTCCGCTACGAGGGCGGCGACGGCTGGGCCGACCTGGAGCCCAACAACAACGTCAACAACGGCAGCAACCCGTACATGGGCAGGCTCTCCGTCCTGAAGGCGTGGAACGAGCAGGACCCGCCGGACGCCTTCGAGCAGCGCCGCAACCAGGTCATCCACGACTCCTACCAGCACAACCGCAACCCGTTCATCGACCACCCGGAGTGGGTCGAGGCGATCTGGTAGGCCTCACCGTGGCTGAACTCCTCTACTCAGAAAGGGGGAGTTCAGCCCGGCTTACCGGACGTCACCCATCCAGAGCCGCCGCCCCAGCTCGTCGAGGTCCGCGCGCCGCCCCTCGTACTCGGGCAGCGCGGTCCGCAGCAGCCGCCAGAAGTCCTCCCGGTGCCCGGACACCTTCACGTGGGCCAGTTCATGGGCGATGACGTAGTCGATCAGATGCATGGGCAGCTGGAAGAGCGGCCACCCGAGACTCATCAGACCCTTGGCACCCGCCCCGGCCTGCGGCGGCCGGTATGAACCCCACCGGTCTCCCAGGTCCCGCACGTCGAGTTCCGGCTCGGTCACCCCCATGCGGGCCGCCCAGGGCTGAAGCCGCTGTCCCGTCCAGTTCCGGCCGGCCCGGCAGTACCAGTCGACCAGCGCCGCCCGACCCGCCTGGGGCTCCGCCGCCAGATCCGGGCCCATGACGAGACGCCCCGCGATCAGCCGGACTCCTCCGGCCGCTCCCTCCTCACCGGACACGGCCAGCCGGTACGTCCTCCCCAGATAACGGAAGACCTCTCCGTCGACGAACTGTTTGACGGGGCTGAGCGGGCGTGTGCGCTCCCGCTCCCGCCGTTTGGTCACCAGCCAGTCCCGGTGTGCGCGGACGAACTGTTCCGCCTCGGCCGTCGAGCGCCCGGCCGGCGTGTGCAGGGTGAGGGTCGCGTCGGTCTCGACGGTCAGCGCGAACCGTTTCCTTCGGGCGCTGGCACGCACCCGCAGAGACAGCCCCTCCACGGTGAGGAGTGTTTCGGGGACGGGGTACGTCGAGGGATTGGCCGGCGCGGTCACGCGCCTATTCTCCCCTCGCCCTGTTCCGGAACTGCCGGAGGTTGTCCTGCGCGAAGGACGCCAGGCGCTCGGCCGCGTTCTCCAACGACACCCAGTCCCCCTTCACGGGCCGGACATGGCCACTGAGCAGGACGTCCTGGAGGTCTCCGGCCAGCGCGCTGATGTCCTGGTGCTGCCCCTGGTACGACGCCCTGGCCATGGTCCGGGTGGCCATGGCGCACACCTTGTCCGTGAGCCGCCTGATGTCGCCGCCGTCGGCGAGGCTGATCCCGGGTGTGTCCTCCAGGATCTGCTCCACGAGCCGGTACGCCCGCTGTTCGAGCGGCGTGAGGCCGGCGAGCTCCGGGGACTCCTCCTGTTCCTGCCTGGCCTCCTCGATCAGCGGGCCGAACTCCTCGATCTGCTCCTCGAAGCGCCCCGGTATCGTGCGCAGGATCTCTTCCAGGCGCTTGGAGAGCCGCTCGTACTTCGCGGGGTCCTCCCGCTTCGTCCGCTCCTCCAAGTGGAAGCGGAGCGCGTGGCCCATCTCCGCCGCCGCCTCCTGCGGCGGCAGCCGCCGCACGGCGTCGTCGAAGGTGAGGGCGGTGAGCGAGACCGGCGGGATGACCTGGTCGATCTCCGGCCCTTCAAGGTGGTCGGCGATCATCGCCCGGACCTTGCGTCCGTACCGGCGCAGGGTGAACGTGCCACCCTCGGCGTCCCGGCACAGCCGCCGCACCCGCTTCTGGAGCAGGCTCCAGCGCCGGGCGTCCGCCACGTAGTCCAGGGCGTCCTCGTGCGGAAGGACGCGTTCGAGGGTGGCGAGGAACTTGTGCAGCACCTCGTCGAAGTCGAACCGCAGGTCGTCGGGCTCCAGGGCGAGGGCCGCGGGCCCCAGCTTGGCGAGCTGGTCGAGCTGCGCGTCGTCGATGCCGTTGCGCCGCAGGAAGTCGCGGACCTCCTGTGCGGCAGGGCCGAGTTTGTCCACCTCGTAGGACAGATCTCGCATGGTGTCGGTGACGTCGGCGTTCCGGTACCCGGCGAGTGCTCTGGAGAGGTGCTCGAAGACGCCGTAGTAGTCGACGACGTAACCGACCTCCTTGCCGGGCGAGGTGCGGTTGACACGCGCGACGGCTTGGAGCAGCTCGGCGTCCCGGATCGGCCGGTCCAGGTAGAGCACCTGTTCGCGCGGGGCGTCGAATCCCGTGAGCAGCATGGACTTCACGATCAGGAACGCGACGGGGCTGTCGGGGTGCACGGGGTCGGGCACCGAGGTGGGGAGCGGCGGCGGCCCGCTGTTCGCGGCATCAGACCACGGAGTGTTCATGCCGCCGGCGGGATCGGTGGGAGGGGTCGGAGCCTGCGGTGGATTGAAGGGGGTCACCGCAACCCACTCCGGATCGGGCGCCAGCTCGGGGAAAACCTTCTGGAAGCGCTCGGTGTACGCCTCCTGGCGACCGGCGTCGGTCCACTCCCTCCATTCTCCCCGCTTGTGGCCGGAACCCGGGGAGATGACGGGAACGAAGTCGATCCGCCGCAGCAGCGCCCGGAACTGGTGGGCCTGGTGGAGATAGCGCTGTCTGACGGACAGCTTCTCCAGCGGGGTCCCCGTCACCGACTCCGGGTCGAACTCGGCCAACTGGTCCAGCAGTTCGTCACGGGCCTTGCGCAGGGCGTGGTGGTACTGCACGGCCGCCTTCCGGCTGACGGCCGCGACCTGTGCCTTGAAGCCGCCGGGCAGCACGGTGGTCACCCAGTGTTCCAGCATGTCCTCGGCCTTCGCCTCGATCATGGGAACGGACTCGGCGACGTCCCGCTCGGTGGGCCACCGCTTGAGCAGCGCGGCCCGCTCCTCGGGGGTGCGGTCCCGGACGAGGTCGTCGAACCCCTTGTCGAGGACCTCCCCGTCACGGACCTCGCCCTCCCCGGTCCGCCCCTCGTAGCGGATACGGACGACGACGCCGTCGTGCTCGGCGTCCTCCATCCGGTACTCGTCGAGGAAGCCCCGCGGCGAGTCGCCCCGCCCGAAGATCCGGCGCGTGTCCTCCTCGCGCCCGGTGATGATCGGCGTACCCGTGAACCCGATCTTGGCGGCGTTCGGGATCGCCTTGCGCAGGACGGCGTGCAGGACGCTGGTGTGGGAGCGGTGTGCCCTCCTCCTCCGGCTCGACGCTGCGCCACGGGTGGAAGTGCTCGGGCTCGGAGGTGACGGTCCCCAGGTGGGCGGTCTCGCCGGTCGCGGCGACGAGGAGCTGCACGGTCCGGAACAGTTCCGGTACACCGGCGGGGACCGGGGTACCGGTGGCGTCGAGGTCCAGAACGGGATTCCCCGCGTAGTGCCGCAGATCGAGCACGGCACTGCGGACGGGCTCGGCGAGATCGGGGCTCTTGCACTCGACGGCGACGAGCGGGATGCCGTTCACGAAGAGGACGAGGTCGAGTATCGACAGCTCCCCGGAACGGCTGCGCACGCGGAGCTGGTCGACGACGGTGAAGGTGTTGCGCGTGACGAGGTCCGGATGCCACTCGACGTACTGGACGGTGGCGGACGGGCCGCCGTGCGCGGCGGAGGGCGAGGGCAGCGTCCAGCCGTGGAGCAGCATGTCGGTGGCGGCGAGGTTCGCCTGCACGACGCCCTTGCCGAGGGAGAGGGAGGCCAGCTCGCCGACCGCCCGCCGGATGTCGTCCTCGCCCATCCAGGGCTGACCGTCACCGCCCCGGAGGTTGATCCGCCGCAGCGCGGGTCCGAGCTGGTCGACCAGCAGCAGCACGGCCGCGTCGAGCGTGTCCAGCTCCACGCCCGGGACGTGCGTCCACCCCATGGCCTCCAACTGCGCGACCAACGGCCGCTCCACCTCGTCCCGTTCGACGTGCACCACCACAGCCCGCGCCCCTCCGTACGTCCCGCCGTTCCCCGGAGATGCATTCAGTGCCCAGGGGGCGGGGTGAGGGGAAGGGATCCAGGTGGAGGACATGGCTGAGCGCGCGGACGTACGGGGCTTTGTGCCGGTACGTCCGCACGTTCGGCGGCGGAGCGGGTGGGTCAGGTGCCGGGGTCCTCTTCCGGGGCGGGGGCGGAGCTTTCCTCGCCGCCGTGGGGCACGGGGAGGCGTGCTCCCCTGCTGCGGGCGATGCGGTGCACGTCGTGGAGTGCCTCGGCCAAGCAAGCGGCGAGGTAACGGAGTTGGGGTGTGGTGGCCTTGTCGTCGCCCAGGAGGTCGACGGCGTGGCCGAGAAGGTCGTCGGCCATGCCGAGCTGGATGGCTTCGACGTCGTCGGCGAGGCGCGAGAGACGGCTGGTGCCGGTGTCGTCGGTGACGAGGTAGCAGGGGTTGCCGTCGAGGTTGGACCAGGGGAGGAGGCGGGGCCGGCTGGCCGTGGTGGCGGCGTCGTGGCTCTTGTAGATCACGCGGCCACCTCGTTGCCCCGGATGCGGCGCGGGCCGACGTCGACACCGTGGATGTGCCGTGGCCCTACGTCGATGCCGTGCACGGCGAGCCAGAGAGTTCGGCGGCGGGCGCGCTGCTGCCTGGCCTGGACGCGTCGTTCGTGGGCGAGGAGGTAGGGGCGGACGAGCCGGGAGTCCTCTCCGTGGAGGAGGGCCTCGTGCGGGGAAGGGCGGCGGCCGGGTGCGACGGGGGCGGCCGGCACGGGGGTGGGCCGCGCCGCTCCCCCGGCGCGGTGCCGGTTCCGGTGCCGGTGGCGCCCGGAGGCGGGCCACAGGAGCCGGAGCAGCGGCTCGACGAGGCGGGCGATACGGTGCAACACGTCTTCAACTCCGATGCGGTTGAGGGCCATGCCCCCGGGCCGTCGGTAGCGGTCGCGGGGGTCTTCCGTGCCCGAGGGCAGGTCGACATGCATGGACATCGCTGTGTAGCGATCCACTCACAGAGTGAGACCGGCCGGGCTAGGCTCGCCAGAGGGGCGGAGGTGACAACGCATCTGTCACATGGGAGTTGACGATGAGCAACATCTATGGGGAGTGGTTGAAGGCGCAGCGCGAGGCGGCCGGGCTGACGCAGCAGGAGCTGGCGACGGCCGCCGTCATGACGCGTTCGCACATCTCGCACATCGAGGCGGGCCGGCGCACCCCGTCCAAGGAGGACGCGCGACGCCTCGACAGGGCGCTGAACACGGGCGATGTACTCAGCAGCTTCCTGCCGGACGACGACACCGCTGTCGCGGGGTACTTCGAGTCGGCCCTTCAGCTCGAACAGCAGGCAACGATGATCCGGGAGTTCGCCCTGTCGTTCATCCCCGGCATCCTCCAGACGGAAAGGTACGCGCGTGCGGTTCTGAGCATGCCGTTCCCTCCGGCGAGTGAACAGGAACGTGACAGACGCCTTGTCACACGCCTGGAACGCGCAAAGATCCTTGCCGACCCAGTGACACCCGTAGTGTGGGCGCTACTGGACGAGGCGGTGCTACGACGCCGGATCGGCGGCCCGGAAGTCATGGCGGAGCAGATCAACCACCTCATCAGACTCGCCAAGGCCGAACGGATCCAACTGCACCTTCTGCCTTTCACGTTGGGCATGCATCCCCTCATGAGCAACATGCTCACGCTGATGTGGTTCGAGGATCAGCCACCCGTGGCCTATGGCGAAGGCCTGTACATGGGGAAAATCCACGACAGTCCATCAGTGGTTCAGGAGCTGCAGCATCGCTACGATTTCGCACTGGGCAACGCTCTGCCGCTCAAGGAATCACTGGATCTGCTCAGGGCAACAGCAAAGGACTACGAACATCATGGCTGACCGAGCGATACCGAACGCAGGGGTGCGGAAGGGCTGGCGGAAGTCCTCTCACAGCAACGACCAGGGCGGCAGCTGCCTGGAGGTCCTGGACGACCACCCTGCAGGTGTCCCTGTCCGCGACTCAGAGAACCCCGACGGCCCGATTTTGCTCTTCGCACGACAGAACTGGTCACCGTTCGTCACAGCAGTCAAGGACGGCCACCTGTCCGCCTGACCGCTCACCGCCACGATCCATCCGGCCCGCAACCTTTGGGCGGGCCGGACACCGTTCTCTCAGGCCGCCACGCCAGAGACTGTCACCTTGCCCTCGGTGAAGATGAAGACCTGACGCTTGCGCTGCCCGCCCCGTCCGCTCGCTCGCCTGTCCCGTCGTACGTGCCGGCCTCACGCGCCACCAGCAGCCGCCGCGCGATCTGCCCCTCCAGGAGAGCCGGAACCCCGCCGAAGGCCCCCGCGAGATAGGACTGCGTGAGGTCCTCGTCCTCGCCCGGCTCCGCATCGGTGAGCGGGTACAGCCCGGTCGCCCCGTCCTTGTCCTTCTCCGTCAGCCACACCTGCGCCGGGTCGAGGAGCCGCTCGCCGCTCGGGGTGGTGAGCACCGTCGCGTCGTGCGATGTGAAGACCAGCTGGGCGCCCTTGGGGTTCGCGTACGGGTCGTGGAAGAGCCGGACGACCTCGGCCGCGAAGCGGGAGTGCAGGCTGGCGTCGAGTTCGTCGACGAGGAGGACCGCGCCTTCGTCGAGGGCGAGGAGGAGAGGGCCCAGGAGGGCGAACCAGGACCGGGTGCCGTAGGACTCCTCCTGCCAGTCGAAGGGCACGTCCCCGGCAGCCGAGTGGTGCGTCAGCTTCACCGTGTCCCGGCCCGGACCGTCCTGGACGACCGTCGCTCCGGTGATGCCGAGGTCGGCCACTCTCAACAGCTCCTGGATCCTGGTGGCCCTCGGACCGGACAGTTCCTTCGTGGTGTACCGCGCGCGCTCGTCCCGCTCGGCCTCCGGGCTGATCATCCAGAGGTTGCGGCGGAACCAGTGGAACAGCGGGGAGAGCTGCGGGTGGTTGTCCGTGCCGGCCGTGGAGAGCAGCAGGGCGTTCGGCCGCGTACGCCGTACGAGCTGGGCCCGGTCCCTGACCCGTCCGCCGGGCCACTTGAAGACGTCCGGCCGGGAGGCGTCGCGGTCGAGCCATTCCTGACGGCGACCGCGCGGGTAGCTGTGCAGCCATTCGGACTCGACACGGGTGGCGCCGAGCTCGAAGCCGTACGTCCAGCGGACCCCGTCGATGACGACATCGACCTCGAAGAAGGAGGGTTCGCTCTCGCTCTTGGGGTGCAGGGAGAAGACCTGACGCGGTATGCCGTCGTAAGAGGCCCAGTGCGCGTAGGAGTTGAGGACCGCGTTGCGCATGTCGGTCATCGCGGTCAGCACGTTGGACTTGCCGGAGGCGTTGGCCCCGAAGATGCCGATCAGCGGGAGCACGGAGAGGGATCCGCCACCCGCGAGGTCCACCGGGTTCACCGATGCGTCCTGTCCGTCACCGGGCGCGACGAAGGACAGCTCCTGCTCGTCACGCAGGGACCGCACGTTCGCGACGCGAAATCTCAGTAGCAAGCCGTCCTCCTCTCCGCGCTCAGGGTAGTCGTCGCCTCCGGTAACGGCCTGACGGGGAAGCCTGTGACCTCAGGGAACATATCGTCCACCGGATCGCCTCCGCAGCCGATCGAGTGATCAACATTCTGTAGGCATCGGAAGGACGACCACCCGGAGTGGGTCGAGGCGATCTGGTAGCCCGCTGACCCCGTGGTGTTCGGCGACACCGTCCCGGGCGCCACGGGTGCCACCCGGGCCAGGACGTCACACGGCAGCAGCCGCAGGGTGAGCTTGTTCGAGTCGTGGAGAACGAGCGCGTCGTCGACGGTCAGCCCGAGCGAGGAGGCGGTCGACATGGCCGCGGCCACCGCGCGCGGGACCTCAGACACCCGCATCGCCGCCTTCATCGCAGCATGGAAACACGGCCCGATGGTCCGCGGCCGGCGACTTCCTCAGCAGGTTCCGGCCGTGGCGCGCCCTGCGTCCTCCGTGCACACCGTCTCAGACCTTCGGCTGGGTGAAGCGGATGCGGTTGCCGAAGGGGTCACGCAGGCCGCAGTCGATTCCGTACGGGCGCTCGGTGGGTTCCTCGGTGAACTACACGCCCTTCTCCAGCAGCCTCTCGTAGGTCCTGCGGCAGTCGTCCGTGGTGAGGATGAACCAACCGCCCATGGCCCCCTTGGTCACCAGCTCGCGTACCTGCTCCGCCGTCTCCTCCGACATCGCCGGAGCGCCCGGCTTCTCCAGGAGGATCTGCCACTCGGGGTGACCGGGGACGCTGACGGTCAGTCAGCGCATGAAGCCCATGTCGATGTCGGCGGTGACCTCCAGACCGAGCTTGCCGACGTAGAAGTCGAGGGCCTCGTCCTGGTCGAGGACGTACATCTTTGACATCCTCCCCTCCCTGAAGGGGAGGGGATTCCTGGCTCAGGCCGCCTCCGGGAGCAGCGCTCCCGGAGGTCTTACGCCCTCGGCACCAGCCGGGTTGAGACCAGCCCGGACCAGCATCACGCGGGCGGAGTTCTTGTCCCTGGGGGACACGGTTCCGCATGTGGTGCAGGTGTAGGTACGTTCCGAAAGAGGAAGTGCGTGCTTGGTTCTCGCTCCGCACGATGCGCAGTCCATGGTGGTGTGCGCGGGGTGCACGAGGCGGACGTCCCGCCCGTGCTTGCGGCCCATTTCGAGCAGGGCCCGCTTGGTGGCGCCGATGGCGGCGTCGGCCGCCTTGCGGGCCATGCTGGTGCGGGCGAGGAACTTCGGGCGGAAGTCCTCCACGGCGATGGCGTCGTGGTCGGTCACGACGCGCTTGGCCCACTTGCGGGCGGTGTCCTGCCGCTGCCGGGCGACCTTCTTGGAGACCTGCGCGGCCTGCCGCCGCGCCCTCCTGTAGCCCTTGGACGCGGCCTGCCCCCTGGCGGGGCGGCGGCGGGCCATCATCCGCTGATAGCGGGCGAGACGCTGCGCGGCCCGCTTGCCGTGTTCGGCGTGCGGGAGGTCGTGGGCGTCCGATGTGGTGGTGGCGGTCTCCTTGACGCCCCAGTCGACACCGAGGACGGCGCCGGTTTCGGGAAGCGGTTGCACCTCAGTGGCGACGACGAACGACGCGTACCAGCGGCCGAGGCTGTCCCGGTACACCCGCACCGACGACGGAGCGGACGGCAGTTCGCGCGACCACACCACCGTCACGGCAATGCCGCCCGCCAGGTGCAGACGGCCGTTCTTGAGGCGGAACCCTCGGGTGGTGTAGTTCAGCGTCGGCTCGGCGTCACGCTTGCGCTTGTGCCGGGGCATGCCCGCACGCTGCTTCACCGGCAGACGGCACTCGATGTCCTTCAAGGCCTTGGAGCGGGACTTGGCGTAGTCCCGGATCGTCTGCTGCTGCGGGACGCTCGCGCCGTTCCGCAGCCACGGCTGCTTGCTGCGGGCCTCGGTCAGCATCTTGTCGAGCTGTGCCGGACCGCAGGTCAGCTTGTCGTCGGGGTGCGCCTTGCTGTGGGCGTGCACCTGCCGGCACTTGGCAACGCATTCGTTCCACACCCATCGGCAGCGGTCCCACTCGGCAAGGAGTGGGGTGCGGGCGGTCGACGGCACGCGGAGCCGATAGGTGTACCGGGAGTGCCCGGCGTCCTTGGCCATCCGCAGCATCGCCATGGCATCATTTTAGCATGGCCGATGAGAAAAGAATCTCCCTCCGACTCCCCACCGACCTGCACGCACGGCTGGTTGAACAGGCTCGTGCGGACCGGCGGTCCCTCAACTCCGAGATCATCCACCTGCTTGAGGTCGCCCTCACCGACACGGATGGAGACGGCCAATCGCCCTGACGGCGATTCGTCTTTCCTTGCCCTGCTCCGCAGGGGTCCGCTTCTCCCCCGCAAGCGGGCGGTACCCCCACCCCGGCCTGAAGTCCGGGGCATCCTCGGAGGTACCCGGTGAAGTGCGCCGGTGACACATGGGCGATGCGCGCCAGGGCGGGGACGTCCATCGGCTGCGCGTAGTCGCGGTCCATCGCGTCCCGCGCCCGGAGCATGCGGCGGTTGGTCTCTTCGGCGGCGCGGCTCACGGGGCCATCCCATCACGGTCCACTCGCCCCGCACCACGCACGGACCGGTCACGGCCGGCAGGCCGCCGACGTGCGTCGACGCTCCGGCGGGGGACGTCGCTCGGCCGTCTGTCGTACCCGACCGGATCGGGCACAGGATGTCGGGTCCGGCAGGGTGGTTCCTTCCTAACGTGAGTGAGCGAAGGGGAAGGAGACCGGGGTGCTGGAACGGCTGAACCAGGCCATGGAACACATCGAGCGCCACCTCGATCAGCGGATCGACGCGGCCGACCTGGCACGGATCACGGCGACGTCGGAGTACCACTTCCGCCGGCTGTTCTCCGCGCTGGCGGGAATGCCGCTGTCGGAGTACATCCGGCGCAGGCGGCTCACGGTCGCCGGTGCCGAGGTGCTGGCCGGGAACCGGACGCTGCTGGAGATCGCGATGCGGTACGGCTACACGTCGGGGGAGGCGTTCGCGCGTGCGTTCCGCGTCATGCACGGCGTCGGTCCCGGCGAGGCCAGGCGGTCCGGTGCGAGTCTGCGGTCCCAGCAGCGGCTGTCCTTCCGCCTCACCGTCGAAGGGAGCAGCAGTATGCGCTACAGGATCGTGGAGAAGGACGAGTTCCGCGTGGTCGGCAGGAAGGCACGCGTCCCCCTCGTGCACGAGGGGATGAATCCCGCCATCGCCGACTTCATCCGGGGCATCGGGCAGGAGACGCTGCAGCGCATGCGGAGCCTGTCCGATCAGGAACCGCGGGGGATCGTGGGAGTGAGCGAGAACCTCGACCCGAGCCGGGCGGAAGGAACCGAACTCGACTACTACCACGGGGTGGTGACCCGTGCCGCCGCGCCCGAGGACATGGACGCGCTCACCGTGCAGGCCGGGACGTGGGCCGTCTTCGAGAGCTCCGGGCCGTTTCCGCAGGCGCTCCAGTACCTCTGGCGGGACGTGTTCACACAGTGGTTCCCGTCCAATCCGTACCTGAGCCGGCCGGGACCCGAGATCCTGCGGACCCGGCTGTCGCAGGATGCCACGCAGGCGGACGCGGAGCTGTGGATCCCCGTGGAGCGGGCGGCGGTCTGAACGACGGCGTGCGGCGGCGGCCCGGCCGCCGCCGCACGCCGGAGATGTTGGTCAGAGCCTTGAAACGAACCGGGTCTCCCGGGCCCGGACCACGAAGGGCCGGGAGAGGACGGTGACGGTGACGGAGAGGGCGGCCGGGACGGTGATCGTGAGGCCGGGGCCGAGGTACGGGGCGAGGACTGCGGCGATCGCGGTTCCTCGGCGGTGGTCTTCTGAGTGGCGGGCTGGTCGTCGTGGATCACCGCCCTCCAGAAGTGACCCACCCGCGTGAAAACCGTGAGCGCATCCGCCCCCACTGTCCAGATGTCACTCATTTGAGCGCTTACTGAATTCGGCGCTTCGAGGTCAGTCCGATCTGTCGAGAGTGAGGCCGGTCCCGGCGAGGAATCCGCCGAGGATGCCGTGTCGGTACTGCAGTGCCTTGAGCCTCCTGCCTCCTGCCTCGGCCACGGCACTCCCCCTGCTACGCCGCTCAACCCACCCGACGGAACTGCGCTACACCCGACCACCGCCCACCCCGGGGGAACGAGGGTCCCCCGGGGCCGGGCCCGGTCATGGCCGTTGCGCCCGGATGCGGGCGGTGGACCGTGGTGCCCGGCCGGGTGCCGGCATCGATGCCGACCCATATCCGCTCGTGAGACGTGCTCAAGCCCGTCGCTCCGTATCTCTCGTGACCAGCACCCCATGGTCCGAAGGACACCCCGCCGACAGGTCCCTGATAGGACTCCCGCTCTCCCTGGTCAGAGGGGATCTCCTTTTCCATGCCCAAACCCCGAACGGACCATCACCCGGCGAATCGTGGTTCAGTCAGCCATCCTCGTTCAACTCTTGCCGACATGGAACCCGTCGGGCCAACAAATGGTATCCAGGACGTACTCGTGCACGAAGAAACCATTCGGGGAACGTCTGAACCCAGGCAGGGCTCGCGCCCTCTCGATTCGTTCTTCAGCCAGCTGCCTGCTTGAGTACAGGCCAAGCACCTTGAAACTGTCCTCACTGTCATCCCAGAAGAGCGGTTCACCATCTTCCATAAAGTCAGGTGCTACATCTTCGGGCTCAACTGACATGTGATGCCGGTGCACCAAAAGATAGACGATTCGATTCATTTCAATCCTTTACCGGGATTTCAAAGTTGG
Coding sequences within it:
- a CDS encoding Arc family DNA-binding protein, translating into MADEKRISLRLPTDLHARLVEQARADRRSLNSEIIHLLEVALTDTDGDGQSP
- a CDS encoding AraC family transcriptional regulator, which produces MLERLNQAMEHIERHLDQRIDAADLARITATSEYHFRRLFSALAGMPLSEYIRRRRLTVAGAEVLAGNRTLLEIAMRYGYTSGEAFARAFRVMHGVGPGEARRSGASLRSQQRLSFRLTVEGSSSMRYRIVEKDEFRVVGRKARVPLVHEGMNPAIADFIRGIGQETLQRMRSLSDQEPRGIVGVSENLDPSRAEGTELDYYHGVVTRAAAPEDMDALTVQAGTWAVFESSGPFPQALQYLWRDVFTQWFPSNPYLSRPGPEILRTRLSQDATQADAELWIPVERAAV